The Archaeoglobaceae archaeon genomic sequence CCTGACTTTGTCTTTAAGGAAGGGATAAAAGATTCCCATCGCATTGCTTCCCCCGCCAACGCATGCAACTACTGCGTCGGGCAAACGTTGCTCAAGCTCAAGAATTTGCCTTCTTGCTTCTTTGCCTATTATGGACTGGAAATCCCTTACAATTGTGGGAAAAGGATGGGGGCCGACAACTGAGCCAATAAGATAATGCGTTGTCTCAAAGCTTTCTGCCCAATCCCGCAGAGCTTCGTTAATGGCGTCCTTTAGCGTTCTGCTTCCGCTCTCAACTGGCACAACCTCAGCGCCGAGGATCTTCATCCTGAAAACGTTCATCTTCTGCCTTTCGTAATCCAATGCTCCCATATAAATCCTGCATTTCAGCCCAAGGAGAGCGGAAGCCATTCCGGTTGCAACTCCATGCTGTCCCGCTCCAGTCTCTGCAATAATTCTGCTTTTGCCCATAAACTTTGCAAGTAAAGCCTGTGCTAAGGTGTTGTTGATCTTATGAGCTCCACCATGCAAAAGATCTTCTCTTTTCAGGTAAACCCTCATGCCAAGCTCTTTGCTTAGATTTTTTGCAAAGTAAAGCGGAGTGGGTCTACCAGCGTAGCTTCGAAGGTAATAATCAAGTTCTTTTCTGAACTCCTCGTCATCTTTAAGCTCGTTGTAAGCTTTCTCAAGCTCTTCAAGAGGTGGAATCAAAACTTCTGGAACATATCTTCCGCCAAATTCACCAAATCTCATTTTTAGCCCTCCGAACAAATTCCCTAATCAGAATTTCGTCCTTAATTCCATTTTTTTCAACTCCAGAGGAAACGTCAACTCCAAAGGGCTTCACTTCTTCGATCGCCCTTCTCACATTCTCTGGATTGAGTCCTCCAGCGAGAATGACTGGATAAATTTCAGCGATCCTTTTACTTATACTCCAGTCATGCGTTTTTCCGCTTCCACAGCCCGAGTCGAGCAAGATCTCATGGGGCCTGTATTTCTCAATCTCTTGCAGGATCTCTTCATAACTGCGAACGATAAATGCCTTCATTGTGAAAACGCTTTTCCTAAGGATTTCGAATTCTTCAACACTTAAATTTCCATGGACTTGAATAAATCCACAT encodes the following:
- the trpB gene encoding tryptophan synthase subunit beta, with the translated sequence MRFGEFGGRYVPEVLIPPLEELEKAYNELKDDEEFRKELDYYLRSYAGRPTPLYFAKNLSKELGMRVYLKREDLLHGGAHKINNTLAQALLAKFMGKSRIIAETGAGQHGVATGMASALLGLKCRIYMGALDYERQKMNVFRMKILGAEVVPVESGSRTLKDAINEALRDWAESFETTHYLIGSVVGPHPFPTIVRDFQSIIGKEARRQILELEQRLPDAVVACVGGGSNAMGIFYPFLKDKVRLIGVEAGGEGIESGRHSASLSAGSKGVLHGMLSYFLQDSEGMIADTHSIAAGLDYPGVGPEHAYLKDSGRVEYSIATDKEALNAFLKLSKLEGIIPALESAHALAYLEKDESLKGSVVIVNLSGRGDKDLGIVMEVLK
- a CDS encoding phosphoribosylanthranilate isomerase translates to MIVKICGIRSLKELEIVERYADLGGVVVKSNSRRAVSLETAKEIIENASIPIFVVSTSEKLSDWEEILAKTECGFIQVHGNLSVEEFEILRKSVFTMKAFIVRSYEEILQEIEKYRPHEILLDSGCGSGKTHDWSISKRIAEIYPVILAGGLNPENVRRAIEEVKPFGVDVSSGVEKNGIKDEILIREFVRRAKNEIW